aaaaaatattttttatcgatcaatttttttaataatatatatatatatatatatatatatatatatatatatatatataagcacaGTGGGCTCTGACCTACTGGCTTCTGGCCCCTTGGTGGAATTGGGTGCCTAGATATGGGACCTTTGACCTTCAGCGACACTCTACAATACATCTAGTTGCGGACAGGTTTCTATATTCCAAGTATCCCCAGCAAAATGCCTGCCGccaattataattgaaaaaccaCTCCCTCGAATTGTTGATGACTtttgcttcttctctttcttcctctgttttccttttcccctcCGTGACAATTAGGTTTGGGGGGCTTGTTGCAAGGTTTGATGAATCTAGACTCATTTTAAGAGGTGCAATTACCGATTAATTCACATTCAGACTGATGAAGTGTATCTGAGACCATGTCAAGGTTCTTATGATAATCAATGCCTAAGCTCTTAATTAATGTTCACCAAAACTAGAAATATTAATGAAGCTGTCAAGAAGAGCAACATTGGCCAAGAAGTGTGATGAGCCATTCACCATGGCATGCATGCATTGACCATTCTTAGTTTCTTTCAACATTCCTTTGAAAATTGGGTTCAGAAGCAATTCATTGATCTCTAAGCATTAATGAAGGTAGAAAGTTTCAGAAGCACTAGAAGAGCTGACTTCCTGGCAACTTGGGAGGACAAGGTATGTATTTGTTCTTCTTCACCGATGAATAGGAATACAACCAGAGAACAAATAGTAAAAATTTTGCAGTCTGCTGTAACAAAAGTATACATTTAAGAAACCAAATCCTAGTATCATACCATTGCCCACGCACGCTTCATACAAAACTAAGCCAAAACTGCTATATTAATGACATGTTTGTTCAACTCTTTTATCTGATATAATAGATGCAACGATCTCAGAATACCACAACTCCAGCTATGTGATACACCCTTGCCAGCAACATCTTCATTGCTGAGACAGTTTTGTTTCCAGATTTTGATCTAGagtaaatgaatttataaaaatgaGAATGTTTATGCATCCAAGTCCTTGTTTGAGTTCCACAAGGGGACTACTTTTGGTACGCCACCATCAGCTAAGATCCCAGCTCCATTTTCTGCGCTGATTAAAGGATCAGTTTCACTTTCCTTGACCTAAAACCCATTCAAAATATGAGAGCATAAGATGTCTGAAAAAGCTTACAAGCACTAACTGACTTTGCACTCATAACATGAAAGAGAGGTAAGAGAATTACCTCAGGCAATTTTGCTGGTGCTTCATTTTGCTTCTGCTGATTCTCAAGGGTGCAACAGTAAGAATACAGTACCATTCCAACCACTGCAATGAGGATTCCCAAAATGTTGCGCCAGCTGAATGGATCACGAAGGAGACCATAGCCAAATGCCAAAACTAGGCATGTTTTCAGATGTCCTAGGACTTGATAGGTGACCGGAGATGTCTTTCCAATCACCAGAAAAGTACTGAAGTTCACAGAGACAGAGATCAGGCAGGATAGAACAATGAAGAACTGCAACCACATAATGcacagaaaatggtcagaagcaagaaaacaaagaaaatgccAGGAAAGAGGTTAAAGTATTCCTCAATTCTCACCAGCACTAGAGGGGTgtatttgaaagcaaaaacgTTTTTGTTAGTCAGAAGCCCATCCAGGAATGGGCCAACAATGAACAAGGTTAATGCCTGATAGGGGCAAGACTGGTACAGAAGTTGTGTTGAAGAGACTCTGAACTTCTTCTGGATGGTATTGGTCATCTGAAATGCACTGGTTAAGattttaacaaaacaacaaaaataaaaaacaaaagacacagACTTCCCTAAGAATGAAGGGATGGTAGCCACACAGTACAGCGCTTATtatatatttccttttcttttgcttacCATTGAAACGACTAAATAAGGTatcttaaagaagaaaaaaagaaatcaaatagcAATTAGCAAAGGAACTTCAGCTAAGGATACAATCTGAGCAACACAGGTTGTAAGGACTGCAAGCAGAGACAAGATAGATCCCAGGACATTGAGCTGAAGATCAGTCACAGTTGCAATTCCAACACCCATAAGAAGAATGGTCAGTGAAAGCTGGATACTCCGACTGCAGTATCACAAGTACAGCAGGCAAGAGTAACCACATATACAACTTAAGCAAGTgcatcaaaaattaaattgttgtcACATAACTTATGAAAACAACATTAGTTACATTAGTGACAGGCCTAAAAATTTCTCAATAAACAATATACTCAATAATTCAGACTGACCTGAATTGCTTACGGAAGAAAAGCGTCTCCAAAAGAACAGTACATGGGATGATAGCCAATTTTGTCATCTAAAAAAGGGGAAAAGaaagttaataaattttcataagCTATTGCTCCAAAATGGTTTATAAGGGAAAAGAAAACCTAGCATCAAGGATTAAAGTGGACAGGACAATAGTTAACATATGACAGAAAAAAAGGTCAACCAAAGGACTTTCACTAAATATGATATTAATAGATGTCAACAAATCAAGATGCTGCAAAGGGAAACCCAACCTATCCACAGTCAATTCATACTTTACAAGGAAGAGTTTAATAAACAACAACCTGGTCTCATTTAAATCACAGGAAAGTAttaagcacttttttttttactgtttaccACCCCCCTGAAACACAAAAGCACTTAAAATGACTTTCTAGTCTACTGCATCAAGATGCTACAGTCAAAGAATGATAGAGTATGTAAATCAAATTCCATGCCACTGATCATACATAATAGCATAGTGGTTGGGAAGAAAAATGCATACCAGATCACAAGTCTGGCACAGAGAAGACAGCATACCTGATAAAAACCAACTGAGTTGAAACCCAAGCTAAGATTCAAAAGTCCAATGGATATCCCATTTAGGATGCCAAATCCCATTACTGCTCTTGCATCAAAAGGCTTGTGTTCAAACAATTTCATCCATAATGCCATGTGAAGAGAGCAAAACGTGACCAGAAGATGCCAGCTTGTCAATGTTGTGGCTGCATTTGCCAAAAAATAAGTTAGTATAAATGATGGCgaaagttagaaaaaataaaatgctgagCAACAAAAATAGTGATGATAATTCAAATCAAGCACATCTAAAGAAAAATGACCGCATACAGAGTTTCCACCCATTTACTATCATCATCAAAAACTGCCAGTGATTATATGCCATATGCTTGCATCCGAGTATAAAGGAAAGAAGCAAGGCAAGAATATATGAAATCATCATTTCATTGCATCATATTGCAGTTGGAACACATCAGATAATACAGTCACCAAATGAAATCCCACACTATAAAACATCAATTGATGATCAGTAACTAATAAGATTGACTTCTTATGCGCTATGTGTCCATGATCAATTGATTGTAAAACCTTACAAAGATGCATTGGAAACAATACAACTTGACAAATCATAaacagttttttaaatttacactAAATGATGAAGACCATGTGGTCTTAAGCTTTTACTTacaaaaaaacaccatttttaTCCGTTCCATAATTTCTGAACAACGAGCATATGGTCGCCTATTCCATCATTCATGACCTCACACAATTACCATCCATGCATAATCATAAAACTTGtccttttaaaatgaattttggcATCTAATATAACCAGCAGACTCCCCATCCAACTATCCACAATCATGTTCTAAAAAAAGACACAtttatattgaataaatattgaataCCGCAACATAAAAAGTGATTCAACAACGTAACAATCATAacttcacaaaaataaaatctaatctaagcaAACAAAATACATTATGCTTAAAAGGAGAAGGTATGCAAATATAAACACTCACCAAAAGTGAAGCCAAGAGTGCTAATGAGAGCCTTATTGCAAATCACAATAGAAACCGACGAAACCACTGATAAACTCAAAGCCCCAACGGTCCCTAGCTGGAATTTCTGGCCCTCACTCATTTTCACTTCTATTCAAAATCACTCTATCTCCTTGATCCAGATCTATCAAAATCCCAAAACCTCAATACAATCAACACATTTGTGCATAAGAAAGAAAACCCATTTCAGATtttgcataaaaagaaaaacccatgaAAGCAATACATTTGTAATTCAATACAGAAACAAAAACCCACTACCTGATTCAACTCATAATTTGatccaaaattttcaaaatgcgATCAATGCAGCTGAGACTGTCAAGAATTAACAatggattagaaaaaaaaataccacagATCTGTTACTAAAATTAAAGATCAACTTAGAGAAATAGAAACCTTTGGCAATTCTTGATAACTGAAATCTATCTATAAAAGAATACTAAAaggggtttttttgtttttgtttatgcccctttttttctttgcaactcTGTTTGCTTTGATTGAgaatgagagaaagagagagatatttatttatatataaatggaagagaaaaggaaatgtAGAAAAGGAAGGAGTGCTGGCGTTGATGCTGTTGCTGTTGGTGATGGGAAGGAAGCTTTGACTCTCTTCCGTTTTTCGGGGATTAAATTGTAATTGTGTCCAAATTAGGGGACATCAAATTTACGGCTTTGTTTGGGTAGAAGGTGGAAGCCGAACAAGTTCTTTTTAGGAGTGATCATTTTTTGTtcagtttgatttgttttttatttataaaaataattaaattaaaattttataaaatataaaaaataaaatcaaaactaaacaaaaaccGGTTCCAACCAACCGATTTTGGTTTGGttcgattattttatattaaaattcaaaaccaaattgatcgattttggtttggtttggtttggtttcgattatgtttaattatcttatattaaaaactaaaaattatattgttttttggggttttttttggattttctaatGGGATTGGTTTCAATTCGGtttagtttttcaattcaattcggtttatttttaactataccAATTTGGTTCGGTTgagattttttggttttaagcttataaaattaaaaccaaaccaaatattattttaaaaatattataatcaattttttttcatggttcaatttttttttttattttcttattttaattggtttatcgATTTTTTTGTTCACCCCTTGTTCGTTTATTTTTAGGTGGGATGATAATAGATACCTGTAGATCAGGTTTCGTATTATTCATACCCAAACTTGAAACCAAAATAACTACCCGAACCTAACCCAAACATCTGTGCTATTGATACacaaataaatttgtattttttatacccgAACTTGACCTGATAGAATTTCAAGTATTCATAACCCAAATTTGAAACCCAAGTCCAAAtcctatatttatatttagtacATAATTAACTTGGgatatatgtaattttttaaaatttaaaaattatccatTTATTTCGAGTTGATATTTGGATTGATAACCATTTAAAGTGTCATCTTTACTATCAGTCAATTTTTATGTAATAAtattaagttttatatatatattgtgattAAGTCTTACGTACATTCATGATAATTAATTCAAACCTTGCATGTTATTAAACTCCGACTGCTTCATCATGTTAATCTGGTGATTTAACCTAAAACTTGATTTAggttaagttttaaattaaattaaattgaagttgatttgacaaatttaataaaaaattatttttatttttttataaaacattattaaaacgGATATTAGATTAACTCGTCtatcttataatttaaaatttaaatcaagtcatgtttaataactttagtATAACTTATTTATTGCTTTTCTATTGAAACAAACATGTTCTGAAAGTAAATAACAACTGAGCTCTCAAATGATAATttcccaaagaaaaaaagagtggtTGATGGGGTGtcacattaacatatcaaactcAATCAAGCGGGGAGATTGTTAGGTTAGACATCGGAACAATTATTTGGTCTCATGagattttttatacttttaacaggaaataaaataaaacagcaGGCGAGATACTGACAAATTGGATTGTCATTTGCAATTATATCATCACTACATTCCATAATAATACGATGTATAGTGGATTGgtgttttaagataaaaataaataaataaatataaaaataataaaaacatgtttgagaTGGTTTTGGAATAAAtctctttattcttttcaaaaatgttttattttttatccttctatCTCTGTGTTTTTTAGtcctgaaataataataatgagatGATTAATTCTAATGCTTAACAATACATAGAGAGTTGAGTACAGCTATGATTTGTTTGT
This genomic stretch from Populus alba chromosome 19, ASM523922v2, whole genome shotgun sequence harbors:
- the LOC118044207 gene encoding UDP-xylose transporter 3, which encodes MSEGQKFQLGTVGALSLSVVSSVSIVICNKALISTLGFTFATTLTSWHLLVTFCSLHMALWMKLFEHKPFDARAVMGFGILNGISIGLLNLSLGFNSVGFYQMTKLAIIPCTVLLETLFFRKQFSRSIQLSLTILLMGVGIATVTDLQLNVLGSILSLLAVLTTCVAQIMTNTIQKKFRVSSTQLLYQSCPYQALTLFIVGPFLDGLLTNKNVFAFKYTPLVLFFIVLSCLISVSVNFSTFLVIGKTSPVTYQVLGHLKTCLVLAFGYGLLRDPFSWRNILGILIAVVGMVLYSYCCTLENQQKQNEAPAKLPEVKESETDPLISAENGAGILADGGVPKVVPLWNSNKDLDA